One genomic window of Solanum dulcamara chromosome 12, daSolDulc1.2, whole genome shotgun sequence includes the following:
- the LOC129876398 gene encoding L-2-hydroxyglutarate dehydrogenase, mitochondrial, with amino-acid sequence MMKPRNSITKTIIQKFMNMSNPRKTPFSSSLIPREKVDCLVIGAGIVGIAVAKELSVNHGRQVLVVDSAPIFGSATSSRNSEVIHAGIYYPPNSLKASFCVRGKELLYKYCKDHEIPHKQIGKLIVATGLSEVPRLSAFMTRGIQNGVEGLRMMEGYEAATLEPELQCIKALWSPSSGIVDSHSLMLSLVGEAESHGATFSYNTAAIGGHIEGNQIQIHVSGSNALANWNGRSELDSELMLIPKLVVNSAGLSAPAIAKRMKGLPDNIIPASHYARGCYFTLSNTKSPFKHLIYPIPEVGGLGVHVTLDLNGQVKFGPDVEWIKGIDDIPSFLNMFDYSVHEDRANQFYPAIRKYYPGLKDGSLEPGYAGIRPKLSGPEEGPTDFVVQGEDIHGISGLVNLFGIESPGLTSSMAIAEHVAAKLLK; translated from the exons atGATGAAACCCAGAAACTCAATCACAAAAACAATAATCCAAAAATTCATGAATATGAGTAATCCCAGAAAAACCCCATTTTCATCATCATTAATTCCAAGGGAGAAAGTGGATTGTTTGGTGATTGGGGCAGGTATAGTGGGCATCGCAGTGGCTAAAGAGCTTAGTGTAAATCATGGTAGACAAGTTTTGGTTGTGGATTCTGCCCCAATTTTTGGGTCTGCTACAAGTTCTCGTAATAGTGAAGTTATTCATGCTGGCATCTATTACCCTCctaattctctcaag GCATCTTTCTGTGTTAGAGGGAAAGAATTGCTCTACAAGTATTGCAAAGACCATGAAATTCCACACAAGCAGATTGGCAAGCTAATAGTTGCTACTGGATTATCAGAGGTTCCAAGGTTGAGCGCTTTCATGACTCGAGGAATTCAAAATGGGGTTGAGGGTCTGAGAATGATGGAGGGGTATGAAGCTGCTACACTGGAGCCTGAATTGCAATGTATTAAAGCTTTATGGTCGCCTTCCTCAGGAATAGTGGATAGTCATTCCTTGATGCTATCATTGGTG GGCGAAGCTGAAAGTCATGGGGCAACTTTCTCTTACAATACTGCTGCTATTGGTGGTCATATTGAAGggaatcaaattcaaattcatgttTCTGGGAGCAATGCCCTTGCAAACTGGAATGGGAGGTCTGAATTGGACTCTGAACTAATGCTTATTCCAAAGCTTGTAGTGAATTCTGCAGGCTTAAGCGCTCCAGCCATTGCAAAACGAATGAAAGGCCTACCAGATAATATTATACCTGCTTCTCATTATGCTCGTGGTTGCTACTTCACGCTTTCAAACACTAAATCCCCTTTCAAGCACTTGATTTATCCGATACCTGAGGTTGGTGGCCTTGGAGTGCATGTTACCTTGGATTTGAATGGCCAAGTCAAGTTTGGTCCTGACGTCGAATGGATTAAAGGAATTGATGATATTCCGAGCTTCCTCAACAT GTTCGATTACTCTGTGCATGAAGACCGTGCAAATCAATTCTACCCAGCGATAAGAAAATACTACCCTGGTCTGAAGGATGGATCTTTGGAGCCAGGTTATGCAGGCATCAGACCAAAGCTTTCTGGTCCAGAAGAGGGTCCTACCGATTTTGTAGTTCAG GGAGAGGACATTCACGGTATATCTGGTTTAGTTAACCTGTTTGGGATTGAATCACCAGGCTTAACTTCCAGTATGGCTATTGCAGAACATGTTGCTGCTAAACTACTGAAATAA
- the LOC129876399 gene encoding probable U3 small nucleolar RNA-associated protein 11 has product MSSFKNAIPRRAHKERAQPQARKKFGLLEKHKDYVVRATAFHKKEQALQKLKEKAAFRNPDEFYFKMVKTKTVDGVHKLEGQANKYTQEELMLMKTQDIGYILQKVQSEKKKIEKLTAMLHSLDNQPSNRRVFYAEDREEAEELASKASERSNLAASGNLPSSIRRKTATSYRELEARKSRVRDLEKVYMDMAMQKELQKSGRKRKLREEELVNPTTKPVYKWRQERKR; this is encoded by the exons ATGTCATCGTTCAAGAATGCTATTCCTAGACGAGCTCACAAGGAGCGAGCTCAGCC ACAAGCAAGGAAAAAATTTGGGTTGCTTGAGAAACACAAAGATTATGTGGTACGGGCGACAGCATTCCACAAAAAGGAGCAGGCTTTACAG AAACTCAAGGAAAAAGCAGCATTTCGAAATCCAGATGAGTTCTACTTCAAGATGGTTAAAACAAAAACTGTTGACGGAGTGCACAAATTGGA GGGCCAAGCTAATAAATACACTCAGGAGGAACTCATGTTAATGAAGACTCAGGATATAGGCTATATTTTACAGAAAGTTCAGAGTGAGAAGAAG AAAATTGAGAAGTTAACTGCCATGCTGCACTCGCTTGATAATCAGCCATCAAATAGACGTGTCTTCTATGCCGAAGACAG GGAGGAAGCAGAAGAGCTAGCGTCTAAAGCTTCAGAACGTAGCAATCTGGCTGCTTCTGGGAACTTGCCTAGCAGTATTAGAAG GAAGACAGCTACATCTTACAGAGAGTTGGAAGCAAGAAAGAGCAGAGTAAGAGATTTAGAGAAAGTATACATGGATATGGCAATGCAGAAAGAATTACAG AAATCGGGAAGGAAGCGCAAACTTCGTGAAGAAGAGCTTGTTAACCCAACAACCAAACCTGTCTACAAGTGGAGACAAGAACGTAAACGATGA